CCTTCGTCATCATTAATAGGAGCAAACGGGCTGGCTTGATCCTTAGTCAGGGTTCCGATATAAATTTTTGCCTTAAAGTCCCTGCTGCTCCAGTCGTAATCTCTGCGGGAGATAAAAGAGAGTGTTTTTCCGTCAAAACTGAAAACAGGGCTGTAATCATCAGATTCGGATCCTGTCAGACGGAAATTTTTCTTTTGTTCGATTGAATAGATCCAAATTGCAGACAGCATGTTTTTATCGGTTTTTGAGTAAGCAACCCACTTGTTGTCAGGAGACCAGGAAAAGTCGTTAATTGAGGAAAAAGTTCCACGATCAATCAAAGTAATATCTTTTGTCTGTACATCTGCCATACGCAATCGGTTTTTCTTATCTGAAAGCAGAATCTTTTTGTTGTCATAAGACCATATGTAATTAGTGATCCAGCTTTTTGAATGTGATGTTAATTGTACAGGTTTCTTATCAGAATCATACTCTTTAATAAAGATTTCGTAATAATCATCATTTGCGAGAGACATATATGCAATATATTTTCCGTCCGAAGACCATGAGACAGACAACTCTCTTTTTTCCGGAGTGTTTGAAATGTTTTGAATCTGTCCGTGCTTTGCAGGAACAGTAAACATCTCTCCCCGTGCTCCAAACAGAGCGCGTTTTGCATTGGGAGAAATATCAAAACTCCCGACAAATTTGGATACGTTCTTATAATATGGGCGTGTCCCGGGAAGATCGTCTTTAATATAGACTGAAATTTTGTGATACTTTTCAGTTGCAGGATCAAGAATATAAAGGAATCCGCCGTTTTCAAAAACAATTCCGCCGGTTCCCCTGCTTGGGCGCATTACATCATAATCTGTAAAACGGGTAATTTGCCGGATTTTTTTTGAGGCTATATCATAAGCAAATATATTCAGTGTTCTTGGGTCATTGGAATCAACAGAGGATCTGTCAGATGTGAAATAAATAGTGTTTCCTACCCACATCGGGAAATTGTCAGTACCCGGGTAATCTGTAACACGGTCAATTGTATTGTTTTTCAAATCGTATATCCAGATATCCTGAGCAAAGCCTGCTTTGTATCTTTTCCATGTTCTGAATTCTCTTGATTTGATAGAGTATGCAAGTTTTGTCCCGTCAGGAGAGAGTGTTGCAGGCCCTCCTTCGTGAGGCTGAAGAGCAGCAGGCAGCCCTTCATTAAAAGGATCCACAAGAAAGTATTTTCCTATTCTTTCTCCAAAAGGAGTGCGTGCAGAACGTACAAGAATTTTTTTGCTGTCAGCAGTCCAGTCGTACGCAAGGTTATCCCAGCCGCCGCGCGGAGGCATGTTTCCTCCGTCAGGATAAAAAGTGCACCTTTTGGGTATGCCTCCTTCGGAAGGAATAACATAGATTTGTCTTGAACCGTCATACTCTCCGGAGAATGCAATCCATTTGCCATCCGGTGAAAATTTTGGAAAGACTTCAAATCCCGGTGATGTTGTAAGTTTCTCAGCTGTACCGCCTGATACAGGAACAGTGTACAGGTTGCCTCCGTAAACAAAGACAACTCTATTCCCGCAGATATCCGGCTGCCTTAAGAGCCTTGCCTCTTGTGCGTTGGCAGAAATGTAAGTAAAAAGCACTGAAATTACTGCGATTAATGCGGTTTTCTTCATAATGTTCTCCTGTGGTTTTAGGTATAAGGTTAAAAATCAATTTTAAAAATGGAGAAATATTTTTTAAAATGCAAGAAAAAATCAATAAACATTCTGGCGCCTTCCGAAAATGTATGGAAACGGAGATTTGCAGATGCCGGTAAAATAAATTTGAATCCTGTCATACACTCGCGATAAAATCGGGAGGCATCCAGAGGTGGTGGGGTGGAGGATTAAATACACCCCCGCCCCTGGATTCCCGCTTAAAACATGCGGGAATGACTCCCCGGTGGACCGTTGTGGCGTAAATTTGCAGATGCCGGTAATCCCCCTGCTTTTCCTTCTGCTTGATACTAAAACAAATCGGAGAACCTTTTTCAATTTATTTCTATAATTTAACTCCTTTATTATTTGATCTTATGATGCATCCTTTATCCTGTTTTTAGGGGGGTGCAAGCATTTTATAAAATAGGCTTGAAGATTGCTATAAATATCTTATCTTTAATTAATAACACAAATCCAGGCACCTACTATTTTCAGGAGATAATCATGGAATATGAAGCCTTTTTTAAAATCTCATACGGACTCTATATTGTAAGTTCAAAAGGTATGGACAGATCGAGCGGCTTTATTGCCAATACCGTATTTCAGGTAACTGCTGATCCGATAAACTTTGCAATGTGCTGCAGTAAAGAAAATTTCACAAATAAACTTATAAAAGATAGTAAATTGTTTTCTGTTTCTGTTTTGCAGAAAGATGGAAATCCCGGGCTTTTCGGATTATTCGGATACAAAAGCGGCAAAGATGTTGATAAATTTAAGGATACGGAATTTATTACGGGAAAGACCGGAGTACCCATAGTAATTGAAGATACGATTGCATGGTTTGAGTGTGAGGTTATAAAAATGATGGAACTGCCGACACACAGCATGTTTATAGGGAGAGTTGTGAATAATGAACTGATTCACGGAGACAGGGAGCCTTTAACCTATGCTTATTACAGGGATGTAAAAAAGGGAAAGGCGCCTAAAAATGCTCCGACATATATTAAAAAATGATGATTAAGCGCAGAAAGAACGGTTTTCCGGGAATTCAGGAATTAAGCAATAGATTACTAATGGAGATTAATGTCGTGAAAAATATCGCAGTTAAAGCAGTAATTTTTAATCTGTTATTTTCACTTACTATTTATGCATGTACAACAGCAGTTATTTCAGGGAAAAGTACTGTTGACGGGCGTCCTCTGCTTCTTAAACACCGTGATACAGGTAATCTGCAAAACAGGTTAATGTATTTCAATGACGGCAGATATG
The DNA window shown above is from bacterium and carries:
- a CDS encoding flavin reductase, which gives rise to MEYEAFFKISYGLYIVSSKGMDRSSGFIANTVFQVTADPINFAMCCSKENFTNKLIKDSKLFSVSVLQKDGNPGLFGLFGYKSGKDVDKFKDTEFITGKTGVPIVIEDTIAWFECEVIKMMELPTHSMFIGRVVNNELIHGDREPLTYAYYRDVKKGKAPKNAPTYIKK
- a CDS encoding PDZ domain-containing protein, whose product is MKKTALIAVISVLFTYISANAQEARLLRQPDICGNRVVFVYGGNLYTVPVSGGTAEKLTTSPGFEVFPKFSPDGKWIAFSGEYDGSRQIYVIPSEGGIPKRCTFYPDGGNMPPRGGWDNLAYDWTADSKKILVRSARTPFGERIGKYFLVDPFNEGLPAALQPHEGGPATLSPDGTKLAYSIKSREFRTWKRYKAGFAQDIWIYDLKNNTIDRVTDYPGTDNFPMWVGNTIYFTSDRSSVDSNDPRTLNIFAYDIASKKIRQITRFTDYDVMRPSRGTGGIVFENGGFLYILDPATEKYHKISVYIKDDLPGTRPYYKNVSKFVGSFDISPNAKRALFGARGEMFTVPAKHGQIQNISNTPEKRELSVSWSSDGKYIAYMSLANDDYYEIFIKEYDSDKKPVQLTSHSKSWITNYIWSYDNKKILLSDKKNRLRMADVQTKDITLIDRGTFSSINDFSWSPDNKWVAYSKTDKNMLSAIWIYSIEQKKNFRLTGSESDDYSPVFSFDGKTLSFISRRDYDWSSRDFKAKIYIGTLTKDQASPFAPINDDEGINNEDSDTNKKDKDKKVQVKIEPEGFASRVVAYPIEAGSYYGITPVKGGILYLYKQALYKFDMKDRKQNKILDKVRSYVVTSKGDKFLYNSGSKYGIADLKPGQKSGVGLLNLSGMTMKIDPRAEWKEIYNDAYRIMRDWFYDPHMHGVNWAKMRDKYAPLVNYAATRTDMDYIIGELISELNSGHCYVHKGDVPKVKHVPMGLIGCEFKPAGKFYKISRIFKGQNWTEKLRSPLTEPGVHVKSGEYLIAVDGKYVFTNTNPYKYFENKADKLITLLINDKPTKAGARKVVVKTIGSELALRQFNWVERNRAIVDSLSGGRIGYIYVPNTSFPGFREFYKGWYSQFTKDGLIIDDRYNGGGSIPYPMAKDLSLKVLQFWARRNMPLYSEPFPVNEGPKVMLINGRSSSGGDAFPSYFRLLKVGPLMGQKTWGGLIGYSGSPHFVDGGGLAVPAFAYVNKQGKWDVEYYGVSPDIEVFDDPSLIFKGHEPMLEHAVDYILKQLKKNPPKKIKKPKPVDRS